In Rhodococcus qingshengii JCM 15477, the sequence TACTACGCAGCCTGCATACAATTCTGCCGAAAACTCGGTGGCCACAGCGCCGTCGACGGATCGGTTCACAGATCGACTCTGGGCCGAGACGAAGGCCCTCCGCGAGTCGATCGACTCACTGGAGTTCCTCCGCCGCCTCGGCGACGGAACATTGCCTCTCGACGCGTTCCGCACGTACATCGAGCAGGACAAGCTTTATCTCGAGGGATATTCGAAAGCGTTGTCCCTGGTCGCGGCCCACGCCCCGGATCCGCAGTCCGCGGGCTTCTGGTCGAATTCCGCGTCGACGGCAGCGACAGTGGAATCTGCGCTTCACGACGGACTTCTCACCGGTGGAATTCTTCCAGCGGGATCGGGAAGGCTCGAGCATTCGCAGGCCTGCCTGGGATACGTCTCGTATCTGACGGCGACTGCAGCAACTGCGCCTTACCCGGTCTCCGCCGCGGCAGTACTCCCCTGCTTCTGGATCTACGCCGAGGTCGGCCGCGATCTTGCCGCTTCAGCGCGCGAGGTACTCGACGCCGATCCGTCGCATCCGTACGCACAGTGGGTCACGACCTACGACGCACCCGAATTCCACGAGTCGGTGGCGCAGGCCCGCGTGCTGGTCGATGCTGCGGCCGAAGCTGCCACCGAGACAGAGCGTGAGGCGATGAGTGAAGCATTCCGCATCGCCAGCCGCTATGAGCTGATGTTCTGGGATTCCGCACTCCACCAGCAGCCTTGGCCGGCGTCGTGATGTCGTTTGCGGCGCTGCGCCGCACGCTTGCCACGTCTGCCGCGATCGCAGCCGCGTTCACAGTTCTGACCGGATGCGCCTCTGACACCGGCTCTTCCGACGGGACCATTCGGTTCGCACTCGACTGGACACCGAACACGAACCACACCGGTTTGTACGTAGCACTCCAAGAGGGCTACTTCGAGGACGCCGGCCTGGACGTCTCGATCCTGCCGTACAACAACACCTCGCCCGACAC encodes:
- a CDS encoding TenA family protein, with the protein product MATTQPAYNSAENSVATAPSTDRFTDRLWAETKALRESIDSLEFLRRLGDGTLPLDAFRTYIEQDKLYLEGYSKALSLVAAHAPDPQSAGFWSNSASTAATVESALHDGLLTGGILPAGSGRLEHSQACLGYVSYLTATAATAPYPVSAAAVLPCFWIYAEVGRDLAASAREVLDADPSHPYAQWVTTYDAPEFHESVAQARVLVDAAAEAATETEREAMSEAFRIASRYELMFWDSALHQQPWPAS